The following proteins are encoded in a genomic region of Planctomycetota bacterium:
- a CDS encoding sugar-binding protein: protein MNCWLRSSALLVLVAASAAFAAQKPRLPIGEFTARKIAPPTIDGRIAPGEWDKAFTTSGMIAPFEHELQTAETTVALGYDERHFYFLFNCRRTDAEWYLRKAVRENDDYDYGDPSVEIWITPPTLVPETYQNIINTYPAVLDQKMIPTRGYVAQGWKGNWTTAVTESETHYVLEASIPIKDFGFDGVKSGDVWRFLMCRTAHGAKPRAQASWSITQAFSEIPQHPQVHLVDDSAVVQLFNVTSVFSGNYRLPMAIVAPDKAKAEVTLELRWHKEPTFADTDKIIRQAFTLDAGERKPFEFAGAVPPEAMNEKKAGHFTITATQAVGGASVPRVIFRQSFPFQVNGWAPSPKPVRPEKAEVKELDFRAMYGPESNVMIVRADIIDLPDRAKVAGGAIRLLDPTQNNKELMGFAMQPFRHCYSSTHFALDKLRIPVADWPRIDAAEAENAKLAKEGKPPKPSPTPEPLKVLVEVTVKDADGKPLKSESKEVGLLRHRFEWSDNSVGITDKVIPPWPPATWKNGTVGVWNRLLALDGLGLLKKADNGGVDQVKRMRLVAVSGGKPIEVVPSAPSLVRHVEAQVDVAGTGEGGGIKVEAKTRVEFDGFTLNEWTLSGKADKLTLEVVFPEEEATHFCTTAGGWAATHDVTPAYWSSQQTGSGMLLGDFVPYIWLTNSDRAFIWVADNDKGWGTETDRSHPTQEIIRKDGTVTLRVHFIELPTELKQPTTIKWAYQTFPSRPLPPGWRSIICASRKGDLLGARNTYFWFDSQADWAVLWPYYCSPYPWSLEKSKKAFDQFPRNTDHRPMVGSIAHAIARYRDYAGHEFSGYVVDWGETPGDFSNGNTTQGKGPNDFRVWHYQKWVREAGFRGLYVDENYLGLDKNFLTGGAYFKPDGRLQPGYSYLGEREYFKRLKIMFHENGVLAPNLWQHISSGAAYHAWFGDIFFEGENVEPTDLNADYLEVLPAGRLRAIGSAKCAGGVMTMMCQSSRHATVHEPKHTHQFVGWVMAHDVLPEQVPFYNVLAQEARLYEDNVEFFGYWKKGCPVAAKTPDCLASAHVAKPPAGSKPAGGPPPRAIVWVVNTARKDQTVDVLVDFGGLGLSRGKTVALNAETGEAVELTRRGFSVPVLQRDFAAVHLIERQLLKADESFYASFDREFVVRPSGRIVEADEALGCSMFEPTDAPLTQGVKGQALSVGRDGIRLWPRLHLTDAEGRLAFQARLTGKQGLIFSTTPRQARQTVGGASVPRDSALAISLDKEGILFERLESKPGAKDGQRVTSRGFETRGRLGLEGWHAFDLAWKGGKATLSVDGQPVGTLDIQSLSTGSGIGVAVAESGKFLFGGRGEAVTAIDDIRCYRPF from the coding sequence AAGATCGCACCGCCGACGATTGACGGCAGGATCGCCCCCGGCGAGTGGGACAAGGCGTTCACAACCTCCGGCATGATCGCGCCCTTCGAGCACGAGCTTCAGACCGCCGAGACGACCGTGGCCCTGGGCTACGACGAGCGGCACTTCTACTTCCTCTTCAACTGCCGCCGCACCGACGCCGAGTGGTATCTGCGCAAGGCGGTGCGAGAGAACGACGACTACGACTACGGCGACCCGTCGGTCGAGATCTGGATCACGCCGCCCACGCTCGTGCCCGAGACCTATCAGAACATCATCAACACCTATCCCGCCGTGCTCGACCAGAAGATGATCCCCACCCGCGGCTACGTGGCCCAGGGCTGGAAGGGCAACTGGACCACCGCCGTGACCGAGAGCGAGACGCACTACGTCCTGGAGGCGAGCATTCCGATCAAGGACTTCGGGTTCGACGGCGTGAAGAGTGGGGATGTCTGGCGGTTCCTGATGTGCCGCACGGCGCACGGGGCCAAGCCGCGGGCGCAGGCGTCGTGGTCCATCACCCAGGCATTCAGCGAAATCCCCCAACACCCCCAGGTGCACCTCGTGGACGATTCGGCGGTGGTGCAACTGTTCAACGTCACGAGCGTGTTCAGCGGCAACTACCGCCTCCCGATGGCCATCGTGGCGCCCGACAAGGCGAAGGCCGAGGTAACCCTCGAGCTGCGCTGGCACAAGGAGCCAACGTTTGCTGACACCGACAAGATCATCAGGCAGGCATTCACCCTCGACGCCGGCGAGCGGAAGCCCTTTGAGTTCGCGGGCGCCGTCCCGCCCGAGGCGATGAACGAGAAGAAGGCCGGCCATTTCACCATCACCGCCACTCAGGCTGTGGGCGGGGCCTCCGTGCCCCGCGTGATCTTCCGCCAGAGCTTCCCCTTCCAGGTGAACGGCTGGGCGCCCAGCCCCAAGCCCGTGCGGCCCGAGAAGGCCGAGGTCAAGGAACTCGACTTCCGCGCGATGTATGGCCCCGAGTCGAACGTGATGATCGTGCGGGCCGACATCATAGACCTGCCCGACCGCGCGAAGGTGGCCGGCGGGGCGATCCGCCTCCTCGACCCGACGCAGAACAACAAGGAGCTGATGGGCTTCGCGATGCAGCCCTTCCGCCACTGCTACTCCTCCACCCATTTCGCCCTCGACAAGCTGCGCATCCCCGTGGCCGACTGGCCGCGGATTGACGCTGCGGAGGCCGAGAACGCAAAGCTGGCAAAGGAGGGCAAGCCCCCCAAGCCCAGCCCCACGCCCGAGCCGCTCAAGGTCCTCGTCGAGGTGACGGTGAAGGATGCCGACGGCAAGCCGCTCAAGAGCGAATCGAAGGAGGTCGGCCTCCTCCGCCACAGGTTTGAGTGGTCCGACAATTCGGTCGGCATCACGGACAAGGTCATCCCGCCCTGGCCGCCTGCGACCTGGAAGAACGGCACTGTGGGCGTCTGGAACCGCTTGCTCGCTCTGGACGGGTTGGGCCTGCTGAAGAAGGCCGACAACGGCGGGGTGGACCAGGTGAAGCGCATGCGCCTCGTCGCTGTGAGCGGCGGCAAACCCATCGAGGTCGTGCCCTCTGCGCCCAGCCTCGTCCGCCACGTGGAGGCCCAGGTGGACGTCGCCGGCACCGGCGAAGGGGGCGGCATCAAGGTCGAGGCCAAGACCCGCGTGGAGTTCGATGGCTTCACGCTGAACGAATGGACCCTCAGCGGCAAGGCCGATAAGCTGACACTGGAGGTCGTCTTCCCCGAAGAAGAGGCCACGCACTTCTGCACAACGGCCGGCGGCTGGGCGGCGACCCACGACGTCACGCCCGCCTACTGGTCGAGCCAGCAGACCGGCTCGGGCATGCTGCTCGGCGACTTCGTGCCCTACATCTGGCTCACCAACTCCGACCGCGCCTTCATCTGGGTCGCCGACAACGACAAGGGCTGGGGCACGGAGACCGACCGCTCGCACCCCACCCAGGAAATCATCCGCAAGGACGGCACCGTGACGCTGCGCGTCCACTTCATTGAGCTGCCGACCGAACTGAAGCAGCCGACCACGATCAAGTGGGCCTACCAGACCTTCCCGTCGCGTCCTCTGCCGCCCGGCTGGCGCTCGATCATCTGCGCCAGCCGCAAGGGCGACCTCCTCGGCGCGCGCAACACCTACTTCTGGTTCGACAGCCAGGCCGACTGGGCGGTGCTGTGGCCCTATTACTGCTCCCCCTATCCGTGGAGCCTCGAGAAGTCCAAGAAGGCATTCGACCAGTTCCCGCGCAACACCGACCACCGCCCCATGGTCGGCTCTATCGCCCACGCCATCGCCCGCTATCGCGACTACGCGGGACACGAGTTCTCCGGCTACGTGGTGGACTGGGGCGAGACGCCGGGCGATTTCTCGAACGGCAACACCACGCAGGGCAAGGGGCCGAACGACTTCCGCGTGTGGCACTACCAGAAATGGGTGCGCGAGGCCGGCTTCCGCGGCCTCTACGTGGACGAGAATTATCTGGGCTTGGACAAGAACTTCCTTACGGGCGGCGCCTACTTCAAGCCCGACGGCCGCCTCCAGCCCGGCTACTCGTATCTCGGCGAGCGCGAGTACTTCAAGCGGCTGAAGATCATGTTCCACGAGAACGGCGTGCTCGCCCCGAATCTCTGGCAGCACATATCGTCGGGCGCCGCCTACCACGCATGGTTCGGCGACATCTTCTTCGAGGGCGAAAACGTCGAGCCGACCGACCTCAACGCCGATTACCTCGAGGTGTTGCCCGCCGGCCGCCTGCGGGCCATCGGCTCGGCCAAGTGCGCGGGCGGCGTGATGACCATGATGTGCCAATCGTCCCGCCACGCCACCGTCCACGAGCCAAAGCACACCCACCAATTCGTCGGCTGGGTGATGGCCCACGACGTGTTGCCCGAACAGGTGCCCTTCTACAACGTCCTCGCCCAGGAGGCCCGCCTCTACGAGGACAACGTGGAGTTCTTCGGCTACTGGAAGAAGGGCTGCCCCGTCGCGGCCAAGACGCCCGACTGCCTCGCCTCGGCTCACGTAGCCAAACCTCCCGCAGGTTCCAAACCCGCGGGAGGTCCTCCCCCGCGCGCCATCGTCTGGGTCGTGAACACCGCGCGCAAGGACCAGACCGTGGACGTGTTGGTGGACTTCGGCGGCCTGGGCCTGAGCCGCGGCAAGACCGTTGCCCTCAACGCCGAGACGGGCGAGGCGGTGGAACTGACCCGCCGCGGCTTCAGCGTGCCCGTCCTCCAGCGCGACTTCGCGGCCGTCCACCTCATCGAGCGACAACTGCTCAAGGCCGACGAGAGCTTCTACGCCTCCTTCGACCGCGAGTTCGTAGTGCGGCCTTCAGGCCGCATCGTGGAGGCCGACGAGGCGCTCGGCTGCTCGATGTTTGAGCCCACCGATGCCCCGCTCACCCAGGGCGTCAAGGGCCAGGCCCTGAGCGTCGGGCGCGACGGCATTCGCCTTTGGCCGCGGCTTCACCTCACAGACGCCGAGGGCCGCCTCGCCTTCCAGGCCCGCCTCACCGGCAAGCAGGGCCTCATCTTCTCCACGACACCCAGGCAGGCGCGGCAGACTGTGGGCGGGGCCTCCGTGCCCCGCGATTCCGCCCTCGCCATCTCCCTCGACAAGGAGGGCATCCTCTTCGAGCGCCTCGAATCCAAGCCGGGCGCGAAGGATGGCCAGCGCGTAACCTCCCGCGGGTTTGAAACCCGCGGGAGGTTGGGGCTTGAGGGCTGGCACGCCTTCGACCTCGCCTGGAAGGGCGGCAAAGCCACGCTCTCGGTTGACGGCCAACCCGTTGGCACCCTGGACATCCAGAGCCTCAGCACCGGCAGCGGCATCGGCGTCGCCGTCGCCGAGTCCGGCAAGTTCCTCTTCGGCGGCCGCGGCGAGGCCGTCACCGCCATTGACGACATCCGCTGCTACCGCCCATTCTAA
- a CDS encoding transposase, giving the protein MPYRRGAFAPGHYYHILNRGAGRGAIFFTPANYEHCLRLLKLYRGPCGATVIAYCLMPNHYHLLLRQEGEAPLSRLINLVFNAYVQALNRERQRRGTLFEGRFRHVLVDREAYVEHLCRYIHLNPVIAGLVSHPEEWAYSNYQEWVGERAGTLKDGEFIRQRFPTAEEYRRFVEDEIGEARMRARLKRYLLDP; this is encoded by the coding sequence GTGCCCTACAGGCGCGGTGCCTTTGCCCCTGGCCACTACTACCACATCCTCAACCGGGGCGCGGGAAGAGGAGCTATCTTCTTCACACCCGCCAACTATGAACACTGCCTGCGGCTGCTCAAACTGTACCGAGGCCCCTGCGGAGCCACGGTGATCGCCTATTGTCTCATGCCCAACCACTATCATCTCTTGCTGAGGCAGGAGGGCGAGGCCCCGCTTTCCCGCCTCATCAACCTGGTGTTCAATGCCTACGTGCAGGCGCTGAACCGCGAGCGTCAGCGCAGGGGCACATTGTTCGAGGGGCGCTTCCGCCACGTGCTGGTGGACCGCGAGGCATACGTCGAGCACCTGTGCAGGTACATCCACCTCAATCCTGTCATCGCAGGTCTGGTGTCCCACCCGGAAGAGTGGGCCTATTCGAACTACCAGGAATGGGTCGGGGAGAGAGCCGGCACGCTGAAAGATGGGGAGTTCATTCGCCAGCGGTTCCCGACCGCGGAGGAGTATCGCCGCTTCGTTGAAGATGAGATCGGCGAGGCGCGCATGCGGGCGCGACTCAAGCGCTACCTTCTCGACCCCTAA